The following are encoded together in the Oncorhynchus gorbuscha isolate QuinsamMale2020 ecotype Even-year linkage group LG03, OgorEven_v1.0, whole genome shotgun sequence genome:
- the LOC124017934 gene encoding stress protein DDR48-like, with translation MDPRGELTRDCYGSQGYLKRDCYGSQGYLKRDCYGSQGYLKRDCYGSQGYLKRDCYGSQSYLKRDCYGSQDYLKRDCYGSQGYLKRDCYGSQGYLKRDCYGSQGYLKRDCYGSQDYLKRDCYGSQGYLKRDCYGSQGYLKRDCYGSQGYLKRDCYGSQGYLKRDCYGSQGYLKRDCYGSQGYLKRDCYGSQGYLKWTVMDPRAT, from the exons ATGGATCCCAGG GGCGAGCTGACAAGGGACTGTTATGGATCCCAGGGCTACCTGAAAAGGGACTGTTATGGATCCCAGGGCTACCTGAAAAGGGACTGTTATGGATCCCAGGGCTACCTGAAAAGGGACTGTTATGGATCCCAGGGCTACCTGAAAAGGGACTGTTATGGATCCCAGAGCTACCTGAAAAGGGACTGTTATGGatcccaggactacctgaaaaGGGACTGTTATGGATCCCAGGGCTACCTGAAAAGGGACTGTTATGGATCCCAGGGCTACCTGAAAAGGGACTGTTATGGATCCCAGGGCTACCTGAAAAGGGACTGTTATGGatcccaggactacctgaaaaGGGACTGTTATGGATCCCAGGGCTACCTGAAAAGGGACTGTTATGGATCCCAGGGCTACCTGAAAAGGGACTGTTATGGATCCCAGGGCTACCTGAAAAGGGACTGTTATGGATCCCAGGGCTACCTGAAAAGGGACTGTTATGGATCCCAGGGCTACCTGAAAAGGGACTGTTATGGATCCCAGGGCTACCTGAAAAGGGACTGTTATGGATCCCAGGGCTACCTGAAATGGACTGTTATGGATCCCAGGGCTACCTGA
- the LOC124023145 gene encoding neurogenic differentiation factor 4-like, with protein sequence MSKRGEVSELVSSLGWLEEDMSSQDGEGGLEMGGRYSLGPEGFGSIGHGSEGIEDQEEEDIYNDGDEEAGMDGENEAPKRRGPKKKKMTRARQERFKARRSKANARERSRMHGLNDALEVLRKVMPCYSKTQKLSKIETLRLAHNYIWALSEVLESGQSPESHGFIEMLCKGLSQPTSNLVAGCLQLGPSAPLMINKLDEKPCGVLGVGGGLGGQPCGHQPLSGHYPSTGLPSPPYGSLEASHLLHMKSFKGVPYEQHPSPKDCSSNGTPPYDGPLTPPLSISSNFTLKQEPSPHEAERNYPSHYLSSLPHYPPTSLGGLPGPQAYLFQASRYELPLDIQAFDSFPPPHMIASQTGTIYSE encoded by the coding sequence ATGTCTAAACGTGGAGAGGTGTCTGAACTGGTCAGTTCCCTGGGCTGGCTAGAGGAGGACATGAGCTCccaggatggagagggaggtctAGAGATGGGGGGCCGCTATAGCCTGGGCCCCGAGGGCTTCGGAAGCATTGGGCATGGCAGTGAAGGCATTGAGGATCAGGAGGAGGAAGACATTTATAATGATGGTGATGAGGAGGCTGGAATGGACGGAGAGAACGAGGCTCCAAAACGGAGGGGCcccaagaagaagaagatgaccAGAGCCAGACAGGAGAGGTTCAAGGCGAGACGCAGCAAAGCCAATGCCCGCGAACGCTCCCGCATGCACGGGCTAAACGATGCGCTAGAAGTGTTACGCAAGGTCATGCCCTGCTACTCCAAGACCCAGAAACTGTCCAAGATCGAGACCCTGCGGCTGGCCCACAACTACATATGGGCCCTGTCTGAGGTGCTGGAGAGCGGTCAGTCCCCAGAGAGCCACGGCTTCATAGAGATGCTGTGTAAAGGCCTGTCCCAGCCCACTAGCAACCTGGTGGCTGGGTGTCTCCAGCTGGGGCCTTCAGCCCCCTTGATGATCAACAAGCTGGATGAGAAGCCCTGTGGCGTTCTGGGAGTCGGGGGTGGTCTAGGGGGCCAGCCTTGTGGTCATCAACCACTGAGTGGTCACTACCCCTCTACGGGCCTGCCTAGCCCTCCCTACGGTTCACTGGAGGCCTCCCACCTACTCCACATGAAAAGCTTCAAGGGAGTGCCCTACGAGCAGCACCCCTCCCCTAAAGATTGTAGTAGCAACGGCACCCCCCCTTACGACGGgcccctcactcctcccctcagCATCAGCAGCAACTTCACCCTGAAGCAAGAGCCCTCCCCCCacgaggctgagaggaactacccCTCCCACTACCTCTCGTCCCTTCCCCAttacccccccacctctctgggCGGGCTGCCAGGGCCTCAAGCCTACCTCTTCCAGGCCTCACGCTACGAACTGCCCCTAGACATCCAGGCCTTCGACTCCTTCCCTCCACCACACATGATCGCCTCACAGACGGGCACCATCTACAGTGAGTGA